The Castor canadensis chromosome X, mCasCan1.hap1v2, whole genome shotgun sequence genome includes a region encoding these proteins:
- the Hmgn5 gene encoding high mobility group nucleosome-binding domain-containing protein 5 yields the protein MPKRKAAGQGDTRQEPRRRSARLSAMPVPDIPELKPKRTSTSRRMKAKNDEMEKDTDTSAKTMAEAKQEVDRKNNSENAENGEAKITEVPVPEKETEEIKGEKTEDIEKEGGEKKEAMATEGKEDEEDLNKDGKESKDDNKKENDGKEDKNRNEKGEDGKKEDQKEKGDEEEDEDGKGKEDEKEDKDGKEKDDGKEKEDDGKSKEDNEKDDEDGKEDEDDKDKGDEEEKDEKEEEDGKNENEKEKEDEGENEEETGMEKEGGKEKNEGKEDGKDGGNEKEKENKPEVGTEDGKKDEFLSIV from the exons ATGCCCAAAAGAAAG GCTGCAGGTCAAGGTGATACTAGGCAGGAG CCAAGGAGAAGATCAGCCAGACTCTCTGCT aTGCCTGTGCCTGATATACCAGAGTTAAAACCTAAAAGAACATCAACCTCAAGG AGAATGAAAGCCAAAAATGATGAGATGGAAAAAGACACAGATACAAGTGCCAAAACAATGGCTGAAGCCAAGCAAGAAGTTGATAGAAAAAACAACAGTGAAAATGCTGAAAATGGAGAAGCCAAAATTACTGAG GTGCCAGTTCctgagaaagaaactgaggaaataaagggggaaaaaactgaagacattgaaaaagagggaggagaaaagaaagaagcaatggcaacagaaggaaaagaagatgaagaagatctAAATAAAGATGGAAAAGAGAGCAAAGATgacaacaagaaagaaaatgatggaaaagaagataaaaacagaaatgagaaaggagaagatggaaaaaaagaagaccagaaagagaagggagatgaagaagaagatgaagatggaaagggaaaagaagatgaaaaagaggacaaagatggaaaagagaaagatgatggaaaagaaaaagaagatgatggaaaatcaaaagaagataatgaaaaaGATGATGAAGATGGAAAAGAGGATGAGGATGACAAAGATAAAGGagatgaagaagagaaagatgaaaaagaggaggaggatggaaaaaatgaaaatgaaaaagagaaggaagatgaaggtgaaaatgaggaagaaactgGAATGGAAAAAGAAGgtggaaaagagaagaatgaaggaaaagaagatgggaaagatggaggaaatgaaaaggaaaaggaaaacaagcctGAAGTtggaacagaagatggaaaaaaagacGAGTTTCTGAGTATTGTTTAA